In one Shewanella loihica PV-4 genomic region, the following are encoded:
- a CDS encoding PhnE/PtxC family ABC transporter permease codes for MFKFVGPWQRLTLGLWLLVAISLLFVDIEIISLDPWGELLRMGQGLLMPDFFATESLVNALWQTVSFALLGVSFGLLLGSPLALVYRSPWIAGICAMVRGIHEIFWALLFLQVFGLSPVTGVLAIALPYGATFARVFHDILQQAPSNTNDTLPFGCDRLSAYFYGKLGHVLPLMLAYVRYRFECALRSSAVLGFIGMPTLGFYLETAFRQGKYHEGAALLILFVVLIGTIPLWSRRRLLPLYLLAALFTLPKLTSVDLQLVWQFLTVDILPPGIREVIYGQQEFAQGLSRFASWWQRMTLEQALPGVGATLVLAISALGLTHLLALFGHRFASMHSRGKFSMPIGQLLLLILRSMPEYILAFIFMMLCGPSMLPAILALGLHNGSLIAYLLTRQDSLVKPSALYQRRSDHYGYEVLPRIYPNLMSLLFYRFEVILRETAIFGVLGVMTLGFYIDSAFSEIRYNNAFYLLIVTALLNVLVDSLARRMLAKRLNQGMAVGQVSCVV; via the coding sequence ATGTTTAAGTTTGTCGGTCCCTGGCAGCGGCTGACATTGGGCCTCTGGCTGCTGGTGGCGATCAGTCTGCTGTTTGTCGATATTGAGATCATCAGTCTGGATCCCTGGGGGGAACTGCTGCGCATGGGGCAGGGGCTGCTGATGCCAGATTTCTTCGCCACCGAGTCGCTGGTCAATGCCCTGTGGCAGACGGTGAGCTTTGCACTGCTCGGGGTCAGCTTCGGCCTGCTGCTAGGCTCCCCCTTGGCACTGGTTTATCGCTCGCCCTGGATAGCAGGGATCTGCGCCATGGTGCGGGGGATCCATGAGATCTTCTGGGCGCTGCTCTTTCTGCAAGTCTTTGGCCTGTCGCCGGTGACGGGTGTGCTGGCGATCGCCTTACCCTATGGCGCCACCTTTGCAAGGGTGTTTCATGACATACTGCAGCAGGCACCCAGTAACACCAATGACACCTTGCCTTTTGGTTGCGACAGGCTAAGCGCCTACTTCTACGGTAAGCTTGGCCATGTGCTGCCTTTGATGCTGGCCTATGTGCGCTACCGGTTCGAGTGTGCCCTGCGCAGCAGCGCAGTGCTTGGCTTCATCGGCATGCCGACCCTGGGTTTCTACTTGGAGACAGCCTTTCGTCAGGGTAAGTATCATGAGGGGGCTGCGCTGCTCATCCTCTTCGTGGTCCTGATTGGCACTATCCCGCTCTGGTCACGCAGGCGTCTGTTGCCGCTCTATCTGTTGGCGGCGCTATTTACCCTGCCTAAGCTGACCAGCGTGGATCTGCAGCTGGTTTGGCAGTTCTTAACTGTGGATATTCTGCCTCCGGGGATCCGCGAGGTGATCTATGGGCAGCAAGAGTTTGCCCAGGGACTGTCGCGATTTGCCAGCTGGTGGCAGCGCATGACGCTGGAGCAGGCCTTACCCGGCGTGGGGGCCACCTTAGTGCTGGCGATAAGCGCACTTGGCTTGACCCATCTGCTGGCACTTTTCGGCCATCGTTTTGCCAGCATGCATAGCCGCGGCAAGTTTTCTATGCCCATAGGGCAACTCTTGTTGCTGATCCTGCGCTCCATGCCAGAGTATATTCTGGCGTTCATCTTCATGATGCTCTGTGGCCCTTCCATGTTGCCCGCCATCTTGGCTTTGGGGCTGCACAACGGCTCCCTGATCGCCTACCTGCTGACGCGCCAGGACAGCCTGGTCAAACCCAGCGCCCTGTACCAGCGCCGCAGCGACCACTATGGTTATGAGGTGTTGCCGCGCATCTATCCCAACCTGATGTCGCTGCTCTTCTATCGTTTCGAGGTGATACTGCGGGAGACCGCCATCTTTGGCGTGCTGGGGGTGATGACGCTAGGCTTCTATATCGATAGCGCCTTTAGCGAGATACGTTACAACAACGCCTTCTATCTGCTTATCGTGACCGCG
- a CDS encoding putative selenate ABC transporter substrate-binding protein has translation MSFAKILPLIFTCLFVPATLAETFTFTAIPDENESQLKTRFNKVAKYLETELGVKVNYVPVKSYSAAVTAFRNNQVQLAWFGGLSGVQARRLVPGSQAIAQGYEDQYFKSFFIANASTPLEQSTNFPNLNGYTFTFGSKGSTSGRLMPQFYIERNMGKQVKDIFTRIGFSGDHSRTIAQVEAGAYQVGAVNYKVWETAVANGTVDTSKVKVIWETPAYPDYQWTVRADADQRFGAGFTEKLTKALLEMKDPDLLASFPRQSFVEADNADYEPIESVATAIGLLD, from the coding sequence ATGTCCTTCGCTAAAATTCTACCCTTAATCTTTACCTGTTTGTTTGTGCCGGCGACATTAGCCGAAACCTTTACCTTTACCGCCATCCCTGATGAAAACGAGAGTCAGCTAAAGACGCGTTTCAACAAGGTAGCAAAGTACCTGGAGACTGAGCTGGGCGTTAAGGTGAACTATGTCCCGGTCAAATCTTACTCGGCAGCCGTTACCGCGTTTCGTAACAATCAGGTGCAGCTGGCCTGGTTTGGTGGCCTCTCTGGCGTGCAGGCGAGACGTCTGGTGCCTGGCTCACAAGCGATTGCTCAGGGTTATGAAGATCAATACTTTAAGAGCTTCTTCATCGCCAATGCCTCGACTCCGCTCGAGCAGTCGACCAACTTCCCTAACCTGAACGGTTATACCTTTACCTTCGGTTCGAAAGGATCGACCTCTGGCCGCCTAATGCCGCAATTTTACATCGAGCGCAACATGGGCAAGCAGGTGAAAGATATCTTTACCCGTATCGGTTTCTCTGGCGACCATAGCCGCACCATCGCCCAAGTCGAGGCCGGTGCTTATCAGGTGGGCGCGGTAAACTACAAGGTATGGGAAACGGCGGTGGCCAATGGCACTGTGGATACCAGCAAGGTGAAGGTGATCTGGGAAACCCCAGCCTATCCAGACTATCAGTGGACGGTACGTGCCGACGCCGATCAACGTTTCGGTGCAGGCTTTACTGAGAAGCTGACCAAGGCGCTACTGGAGATGAAAGATCCGGATCTGCTAGCCAGCTTCCCACGTCAGTCGTTTGTTGAGGCAGACAACGCAGATTACGAGCCTATCGAATCTGTGGCCACGGCGATCGGCCTGCTAGATTAA
- a CDS encoding response regulator: MRILVVEDDPLLSHHLKVQLSELGNQVQVAQTAKEGFYQATNYPIDIAIIDLGLPDQDGISLIQSLRKAELKAPILILTARVNWQDKVEGLNAGADDYLVKPFQKEELVARLDALVRRSAGFVKPQITSGPLELDLAAKQVTLDQSPMEVTAFEYQILEYLMRHCHEVVAKQRLLDVIYGDKEGDPNTIEVMVSRLRKKLTKGGLENPIATIRGQGYKFNLPCK; this comes from the coding sequence ATGAGAATTTTGGTCGTTGAAGATGATCCCCTACTGTCCCACCACCTCAAGGTACAACTGAGCGAGTTAGGCAACCAGGTTCAAGTCGCCCAGACCGCCAAAGAAGGCTTCTATCAAGCGACTAACTATCCCATAGACATTGCCATCATAGACCTTGGCCTGCCGGATCAAGACGGTATCTCGCTGATCCAGTCGCTGCGCAAGGCCGAACTCAAGGCGCCTATTCTCATCCTCACCGCCCGGGTTAACTGGCAGGATAAGGTCGAGGGGCTCAACGCCGGCGCCGACGACTATCTGGTGAAGCCCTTCCAAAAAGAGGAGCTGGTCGCCAGACTCGACGCCCTGGTGCGTCGCAGTGCGGGCTTCGTCAAACCGCAGATCACCAGCGGACCGTTGGAACTGGACTTGGCCGCCAAACAGGTCACGCTGGATCAGAGCCCCATGGAGGTGACCGCGTTCGAATATCAGATCCTTGAATACCTGATGCGCCACTGTCACGAGGTGGTGGCCAAACAGCGACTACTGGATGTGATCTATGGCGATAAGGAAGGCGATCCCAACACCATTGAAGTAATGGTCAGCCGTCTGCGCAAGAAACTGACCAAGGGCGGACTAGAAAACCCCATTGCCACCATTCGTGGTCAGGGCTACAAGTTTAATCTGCCATGCAAATAA
- a CDS encoding ATP-binding cassette domain-containing protein: MLQIESLSLSYRETRVIDDLDLSIKRGESLAIVGPSGAGKSTLLSYIYEQLKQDAALCSQSQGLVDALSVFHNVYMGALARHSFAYNLLNLAWPLAARREEVAKLCAELYLEAPLQKPVSSLSGGQRQRVALARALYQQKPSFIGDESFSALDPVMAQRLLSLVKARHETVIMVLHDSDLALSHFDRIIGLSEGKLVLDKPTCELDGEQLACFFDNQMATS, translated from the coding sequence GTGCTCCAAATAGAATCACTCTCCCTGAGTTATCGTGAGACTCGGGTCATCGACGATCTCGACTTGTCGATTAAACGGGGAGAGTCCTTAGCCATAGTCGGTCCTTCTGGGGCGGGTAAGTCTACGCTGCTGAGTTATATCTACGAGCAGCTTAAGCAAGACGCCGCCCTATGTAGTCAGTCCCAAGGTTTGGTCGATGCCCTGAGCGTGTTCCATAACGTTTATATGGGCGCGCTGGCCAGGCACTCCTTTGCCTATAACCTGTTAAATCTCGCCTGGCCATTGGCGGCAAGGCGTGAAGAGGTGGCCAAGCTGTGCGCCGAGCTGTACCTTGAGGCGCCGCTGCAGAAGCCTGTCTCTTCGCTCTCTGGCGGCCAGCGCCAGCGGGTTGCCTTGGCGCGGGCGCTCTATCAGCAAAAACCTAGTTTCATCGGCGACGAGTCGTTTTCCGCCCTGGATCCCGTGATGGCTCAGCGCCTGCTGAGTCTGGTCAAGGCCCGTCACGAAACCGTGATCATGGTGCTGCATGACAGCGACTTAGCCCTGAGTCATTTCGATCGCATCATAGGCCTTAGCGAGGGCAAGTTGGTGCTCGATAAGCCGACGTGTGAGCTCGATGGTGAGCAGCTGGCCTGCTTCTTCGATAACCAGATGGCGACGAGCTAG